CAACTTTTTTGCCTTCTTTTAGGGAATGTAATGTAGGTTCTAAACCTAAAAATCCAACAAGAGCATTGATAACTAGGCTACTTTTAGAGGTTGAAATGGCTTCTAAGATTCCCTCTTTGCCATAATAGATTTTTCCACTAAATTTTTTTGTGATTTTAGGAATATCTTGTTTGTTGGCAATAACAATGTTTTTAGGGTTAAATTCAAGGATTTGTTCATTAAGAAGGGAGATGTTTTTACCCGCACTTAGTGTTTCTATTTCTAATGAAAAGCGTTTGGCAATGGCTAAAGCGTTGATTCCAATAGATCCTGTGGAGCCTAAAATAATCATAAAATTACCTTTGAATAGTTGTAAGAAGCGTATAAAGAATGATTGAGCCAAAGAAATACCCATCAAGTCTATCTAACATTCCGCCATGCCCAGGAAAAATATTTCCACTATCTTTGACTTCCGCTTTTCTTTTGAGATAGCTTTCATAAAGATCGCCAAAAACACTTGCTATGCTAACGCAAACGCTAAAGATAAAAGAGGTGAAAAACTCGCATACCCCAAGCCCTACAAGAGTGCCAACAATAACCGCACAACTCATTCCAATCAAAACACCTTCTTTGGTTTTATTAGGAGAAGTAACACAAAAAGTGCTATTACTAAAGAGTTTCCCTCCCAAAAGTTTCCCTCCAAAATAGGCAAAGCTATCGGTTAGGGCGACAATAAAGATTAGCCAAACAATGGCATTAATGGTGTATTCCAAATAAAGAAAATAAAGCAAAATAAAGGGAATGGTAGGGTAGATAAAGGGCATCATTTGCTCGATTTTACCCTTTTTGGTGTAGGCTTGATAGGATGCTAAGAGAACTAAAACAACAAAGAGCCCATTTAAAGAGGGGTAGAAAAAGATGCTAATCCAAATCAAAACACAAAAGAGTAAAAAAAACCACTTGGGAGATTCTTTGTTATAGAGTTTATAAGCTTCATAAAAAGCAACTACATAAGCAATCCCCAAAACACTCCAAAGCAAGAAAGGATTGTGAAAAAAAATGATTAAAACAACCGCAATGAGCATAAAAAATGCAGTGTATAGGCGTTTTGGTTCTAGGGTTTTGAGTTGGTTTAGCATTAATTATCCTAAGATTTTTGAATGATTTAGATTATATCAAAAAATATTTTTGCAATGGCTTAGCATTGCAATAAATAAAGGCACTTGAACTAATAATTCCAATTAAATAATCAAAGATTCCACCTGTTTTAAATTGTAAGGCTTTGGGTAAAATGTGGTAGTTTTTGAGGTTAAAAGGCATGAGTAGTGGCACTCCACTAGGTGTCATCATATCGCCTATTAGATGCAAAATACAGCCTAAAACTAAGCCTATTGCTAAAATCAAAGGTAGAATCTTAAAATAATTTAAAGCCCCTAATGCTATGGCTAGTAAAAGGATAAATAAAAGGCTATGTGTGAATCCGCGATGCCCAAAGAAAAATTTAATGAGATTAGAGATTCCAAGAGTTTTTCTGCCGATGAGAGATTGAGGTTCATCAATATCGGGCAATAACACACCAATGCCAATGGCACTATAAAAAAGAATTAAATCTTGCGAGGATAGTTGTGTTTGTCCTAGAAAATTAATCGCATAGATTCCGCAAGAAGCTACGCCAAGCCCAAAAGCTAAATGGGTTTTTCCTAGCATTCTTGATTCCGAATAATGAGGCTTGGTGGTAGATGAAAAAAGTCAATCAATTCTTTTTCTTTTTGCCTTTGCTCTCCCCTGTCTTTTTCGTGATCAAAGCCAAGTAAATGTAAGATTCCATGAATAAATAATAAAGCCATTTCGTCATTAGGTGTGTGATGGTATTTTTCGCTATTTTGTTTAATAAAATCAAGCGAAATAACTATGCTTCCAAGTAAAGGAGAAAAATCTGATTCTAATGGGAATGATAGCACATCAGTGGGCTTGTCTTTATTGCGGTGGATTTTATTTAAGTTTTGAATGGTTGGATTATCTACCAAGAGCAATTCGCATTGTTTATTTTTAAGCCCTAAATCCAGTAGAATCTTATCAAAAACCTTTTCTAAAAATAAAAACAGATCATCGCTGATTTTAAAATCAGTTTGGTTGTCAAAATCAATTTTATTGTGCATTGATTTCTAAGCCTACAGGGCAATGATCGCTACCAAAAACTTCAGGATAAATCTTAGCATCTAAGAGTTTTGAATCTAAAGCCTTAGAGCAGAGAAAATAATCAATCCGCCACCCTGTGTTATTCTCTCGCGCTTTGCCCATATAGCTCCACCAGCTATACGCTCCCTCTAGTGTGGGATAAAAATGCCTAAATGTATCAGTGAATCCAGAATCTAAAAGCTGTGTCATTTTTTCACGCTCTTCATCAGTAAAACCGGCATTCCTGCGGTTTGTTTTTGGATTTTTAAGATCAATTTCTTGGTGAGCGACATTGAGATCTCCGCACACAATCACAGGCTTTGTTTTTTCGAGATTTTTGAGATAGGCGCGAAAATCATCTTCCCATTCCATACGATATGACAATCTCTCTAGTTCGCGTTTAGAGTTTGGCGTATAGACATTGACAAGATAAAAATCCTTATATTCTGCACAAATAATGCGCCCTTCTTTGTCGTGGTGTGCTATGCCCATATCATACGCGACACTTAAGGGCTTAGTTTTGCTAAAAATTGCTACTCCAGAATACCCCTTTTTTTCGGCACTATTCCAATATTCTTCATAATTAGGAAAATCAAAGGTGGCTTGTTCGCGCTGCATTTTGGATTCTTGGATACAAAATACATCAGCATTAACTGTTTCAAAAAAATCCATAAAGCCCTTATTCATACAGGCTCTAAGCCCATTGACATTCCACGAAATAAGTTTCATTAATACTCCAAATAATTTATTTTAAGATTCCAATAAGAATCTTAAGTATTTAGGGTTGTTTAACAACGCCATTGTAAAAAGGTTTGCACTTGTCTTGAGTGTTAATAATTTTTTCAGCGCCTTTTTTAAATTTTCCAAGTAAGGAAGTTGCAAGATTTACCGCAGTAGAAATAGCAGTCTTGGTAACTTCTATTTTAGGATCTGTGAGAGTTCCTTTGATAGCTTGAGAATATTTGGCGCAATTTTGTGAATCTAAAACTCCAATAGAGAAATTTTCAAAGGCATTGTTATTGAGATTGATAGCTCCAATAGCGGCAATTCTAGTTTTGCCTGTAGCAAAGGCAACATCTTTGGCATAAGCAATTCCCTTTTGAATATCAAGTTGCATTTCTAATTGTTTGATAGCCGTTTTAGTATCTATGAGTGTATTTAACCCAAGCATTCCTACATTACTCCCTTTAGTGGCTGCAATTCCAATAGGTCCTGCAAGCACAAATGCTCCAATATCTAAAAGATTAATTTCATTGCTTTTTTCAAGATTTTTTGCAAGGGCATCAATGTCAATGCTATAAATTTCAATGTTATTCCCGCTTAGAGAGAATGGTCCATTGAGATTGCTAAGAATCGTTGGTGCATCCATTCCTTTGAAAGTTAGATTGGCATTTGTATTGATGATTCCGCCTTTGATAATTTTGCCATTACCTGTAAAGTTAGCAATCTTTTTAATATCAAGATTTTCGCCAGTAAGCTTAAGCTTTTCGTTAGCAAGATCTATAGTGAGATTTCCAAAATCTTGGTTTTGTAGATAGAAAGTCGGGATATTATTTTCTAAAGCTGCTTTGCCTTTGAGTGTTAATGGACCTTGTAATTCCATAGCAATGGGATTAATGTTGGCAATATTTTGAGTATTGATAAAAAAGTCAGTGCTATAGGCATTGTCTTTAAGATTGATTTTTGTATTTGTGATTTCTATATTAATGTCTTGTCCATTAGCTTTTAGTTCGGCTTGTCCAGCACCATTGCTAAATTTGCCATCCCCATTGAGTGAAAATGCAATATCTTTTTTAAAAGTCATTCCACTAAGGGCATTAAGGGTATTTTTGGCAATAGTGATATTTTGAGAGTATAAGTTAAAGTTGCCATCAAAGTTGGAATCTTTGAAGTTTTTAAGATTGATTTTAGCATTTAAAAAACCATCGGCATTGTATTGGAAAAGTTTGGCAAGTTTTTGGAGGTTGAGGTTTTGTAAATCTAGCGAAATCGTTTGTGGAGCATAATTTTCTAAGAGTGCATTAGCCTTGAGTTTAGAATCAAATAAATCACTATTAGCAAGAATCTCTAGTGTTTTAGAATCGCCCTTAATGTTGGCATTTAAAGTATTGTTATTTGCAAGATTAAGATTATTAAAAACGATAGATTGGATATTGCTATTAAGGTTTGCAGTGAGTTTGTAGCTAAGGTTTGCAAGATCAATTTCATTGACTTTAGCATCAAGATTGAGTGTGCCTTTGGCATCATAAGGCAAAGAAGCAAATTCTAGAATCTCTTTTAAATTAAGTTCTTTGGCATTAAGCGTAAGATTTTTGGGTGTATAGTTTGGAAGGGATAAGTTTGCTAGGATTGGATTTGCAATGATATTTAAAATCAAGTTGGCTTCTTGGTTGGCAATATGCGTGGATTTTAAATTTAGATTAGCATTGATAGGTTTTTTTAGAGAAAAGCCACTTGCGACAATATTTTGTAAAGTTAGTTTTAAATCTCCATTGCTTGAATAGTCTTTGAGATTTAAGGCAAGGTTGTTGGAATTAAGATTTAGGTAGCTAGAGGTTGCAAGGATTGTTGCTAGAATGTTCTCACCCTTAGCTTCTCCATTAATAGCAAGTTTGATGGGATCTGTAGGGAGAATGAGATTGTAATCATTGGTTAAAAGGGTGGTGTTTGGTGAGATTGCATTAGAGGCAATTTTGAAACCACCTTTGGGAGCAGTAAGATTAGAAATATCCAAATCAGCATTGAGGAGAATTTTTCCATTGGCATAATTTGGTTGGTTTAGAAAATGTAGGAGTGAGGCAATATCAACACCTTCTTTGCTAGAGACAAATAATCTTTTGGGGTTGAAGTTTTGTAAGGTTATATCAGTGTGAATCGCACTATTAAAAGCAGTAATATCTGCTTTAATAGCAAGATTACTTGAATCTTTGATGACATTACCATTAAGACTTACTCCCCCATTTAGTTTGATTCCAATAAGGTTTTCATAGGGACTTAGATCCTTAATGATTCCATTGATTTGAGCTTCCGTGTTAAGAGTTAAAAGGGAATATTTTCCGTTGATGGCTATTTGTGATTTTTGTTTATCAGTGATTCCAAAGGCATAAGAGCTAGAATCAAGCTTAAAGTATGTAAATTCGATTCCAATGGGAGCTTTTTCATTAGCAATTTGAGTGATTTTATTTTTAAGAAATTCATTTCCGCTTGCAGAAAAGAGCCACATTGCAATTCCAATAACAACAAGAACAATGACAACAATGAAGATTCCAAGGTATTTAAAAAATTTTTTCACACGATATTCCTTGTTTTGTGATGAGTGTTTTTAGAAATCATATATTGAAATTTTAATTTGATTTAAGTTAAAAGAATATAAATTCTTAAAAAGATATGGGATACCAAAAAAGAATAAAAATTTTATAATTTAAGACTTTATAAAAAAATCCGATATAAAATTTTGAAATTCTTTTTTTGAAATTAAAAGAATTTACAAAACAGAAAGGAGTCTGTTATGATCTCAAGTATCAATAGTAGTTCAGTAGCAGTAAGTGGAAACCTAAATGTGCTTAAAAAAGCAATGGATACAGAAGAAGCTTTGATGAGTTCTATTATTAATGGAATGCAAGGTGTGCAAACAACAATGCAAACTTCTCAAGCTCCTACTCAATCTGCTCCAGCTACTCCAAGCCAATCAAGTTCTAAATTGGATATTATGGCTTAATCTTAGAGCACCATTTGGGTGCTTAAGATTTAAATTTTTACAATTTATTCTAGCTTTAAATATTTTTCTTTACAATTCCATTTCTTTAAAATCTTTAAAAATAAAATGGAAGAGCAATGATACAGCAAAATTTTTCTACTAAAATAGTTAATTTGATTATGCGTTATGCAACCAATAAATACCTTACCTTAAAGCCTTCACATCTTACTCAATTGCCCCCTCCAAACCCTAATAAAGTGAAGGAAAAATCTTATTTGTTATATATCCACATACCTTTTTGTATGACGCTTTGCACTTATTGTTCTTTTAATCGTTTTTTGTTTCAAGAAGACAAGGCAAAAGCCTATTTTAAATCATTGCGTAAAGAAATGTTAATGGTTAAAGAATTGGGATATGATTTTAATGCTATTTATGTGGGTGGTGGGACAACTTCGATTATGCCAAAAGAGTTGTGTGAAACTTTGGATTTAGCAAAGAGTCTTTTTAGCATTAAAGAAGTATCGTGCGAATCAGATCCTAACCATCTTCATTTAGAAGAGTTAGAAATGTTTAAAGGTCGCATTGATAGACTTTCTGTTGGAGTGCAGAGTTTTGATGATGGAATCTTAAGAAAAGTGGGGCGTTATGAGAAATTTGGTAGTGGCGAAGAAGTGATTAAAAAATTGCAAAAAGCTATTGGAGTGTTACCTATTTTAAATGTAGATTTGATTTTTAATTTTCCTAATCAAACTAAAGAAATGTTGGCAAAAGATTTAGAGATCATTAAAGAGTTAAAACCTGAACAAGTTACACTTTATCCTTTAATGTCTTCTCCATCGGTTAAAAGTATTTTAAAGCGTTCTATTGGGGAGGTTAGTTTAAAGAATGAAGCACAGCTTTATTGGCAGATTCTAGAAACCTTAAAAGATGATTTTTCTCCTTTATCAAGTTGGGCTTTTTCGCATAAAGGCAGTGCAATTTTTGATGAATATGTCGTGGATAATGATGAGTATGTGGGGATTGGTTCGGGTTCTTTTAGTTTTTTAAATGGCACTTTATATGTGAATACTTTTTCACTCAAAGAATATGCACATAAAATTAATAGCGGTAATATGGGAGTTGCAAGAGAGAGAAAATATTCTAAAAAGGCACAATTGCAATATCGCTTAATGGTGGAGCTTTTTGGTGGTAAAGCTAGTGCTAAGGATTTTAAGCAAAAATATAATGCAAATTTAGAGTGGGATTTGTTTAAAGAGTTAGCATTTTTGAAATTAACCGGCAATATTTATAAAAAAGATGGGGATTATTATCCAACAACACAGGGTAAATATCTTTTTTTATCAATGATGAAAGAATTTTATATTGGTATGGATAGAGTGCGTGAAGAATCTCGTGCAATGCTCAAAGAAGAAGATATGTAGCTATAGCCTAAAAATTTCTTCTGTGGTATTAGAAGGAGAGAATTCTTTTTCATTGGGCGTATCGGATTTCTGATCTTGGGTTTTGTTTTTAGATTTACCTTCTAATAGATTATTGAGACTTTTCATTTGTTCTTCCAAGAGTTCTTTTGTTTTATTATCTTCCAAAGCTTTTTCTATTTCTTTTTGGAGAATTTCGCCTTGCTCTTGGAGAAAATCT
This portion of the Helicobacter canadensis MIT 98-5491 genome encodes:
- a CDS encoding phosphatidate cytidylyltransferase — its product is MLNQLKTLEPKRLYTAFFMLIAVVLIIFFHNPFLLWSVLGIAYVVAFYEAYKLYNKESPKWFFLLFCVLIWISIFFYPSLNGLFVVLVLLASYQAYTKKGKIEQMMPFIYPTIPFILLYFLYLEYTINAIVWLIFIVALTDSFAYFGGKLLGGKLFSNSTFCVTSPNKTKEGVLIGMSCAVIVGTLVGLGVCEFFTSFIFSVCVSIASVFGDLYESYLKRKAEVKDSGNIFPGHGGMLDRLDGYFFGSIILYTLLTTIQR
- a CDS encoding metal-dependent hydrolase, translating into MLGKTHLAFGLGVASCGIYAINFLGQTQLSSQDLILFYSAIGIGVLLPDIDEPQSLIGRKTLGISNLIKFFFGHRGFTHSLLFILLLAIALGALNYFKILPLILAIGLVLGCILHLIGDMMTPSGVPLLMPFNLKNYHILPKALQFKTGGIFDYLIGIISSSAFIYCNAKPLQKYFLI
- the ybeY gene encoding rRNA maturation RNase YbeY gives rise to the protein MHNKIDFDNQTDFKISDDLFLFLEKVFDKILLDLGLKNKQCELLLVDNPTIQNLNKIHRNKDKPTDVLSFPLESDFSPLLGSIVISLDFIKQNSEKYHHTPNDEMALLFIHGILHLLGFDHEKDRGEQRQKEKELIDFFHLPPSLIIRNQEC
- a CDS encoding exodeoxyribonuclease III, which gives rise to MKLISWNVNGLRACMNKGFMDFFETVNADVFCIQESKMQREQATFDFPNYEEYWNSAEKKGYSGVAIFSKTKPLSVAYDMGIAHHDKEGRIICAEYKDFYLVNVYTPNSKRELERLSYRMEWEDDFRAYLKNLEKTKPVIVCGDLNVAHQEIDLKNPKTNRRNAGFTDEEREKMTQLLDSGFTDTFRHFYPTLEGAYSWWSYMGKARENNTGWRIDYFLCSKALDSKLLDAKIYPEVFGSDHCPVGLEINAQ
- a CDS encoding coproporphyrinogen III oxidase family protein, whose protein sequence is MIQQNFSTKIVNLIMRYATNKYLTLKPSHLTQLPPPNPNKVKEKSYLLYIHIPFCMTLCTYCSFNRFLFQEDKAKAYFKSLRKEMLMVKELGYDFNAIYVGGGTTSIMPKELCETLDLAKSLFSIKEVSCESDPNHLHLEELEMFKGRIDRLSVGVQSFDDGILRKVGRYEKFGSGEEVIKKLQKAIGVLPILNVDLIFNFPNQTKEMLAKDLEIIKELKPEQVTLYPLMSSPSVKSILKRSIGEVSLKNEAQLYWQILETLKDDFSPLSSWAFSHKGSAIFDEYVVDNDEYVGIGSGSFSFLNGTLYVNTFSLKEYAHKINSGNMGVARERKYSKKAQLQYRLMVELFGGKASAKDFKQKYNANLEWDLFKELAFLKLTGNIYKKDGDYYPTTQGKYLFLSMMKEFYIGMDRVREESRAMLKEEDM